The following is a genomic window from Methanosphaera cuniculi.
TTTAACTTATTGTTCTTTTTGCATGTCTTTTCTTATTTGATCAATAGGCCACCAGCTTCTTGTACATTGATAGTAGCATAATCCGCATTTTACACATCTATCACAGTTAAATAGTGGTCTTCCATCTTTCATTGTCATTGCACGTGTTGGACATGCTGCTGCACATGTTCCACATCCTATACATATTGATTGGTTTACTATTTTCTTTTGTAGGTCGCATCCACATGCTTCTTTGTTTTTTGCAAATTCCATGAATGGTTTTAGGTATTCCATATCATTTGTTGCAGCAGCAAGTATTACTTTTTTAATTGATTCTGGTGATGGTGGACATCCTGGTATTGCCATGTCAACATCAACTATATATTGAAGAGGTACAAATGATGAATGTTGTGGTTGTGCTTGTTGTCCTCCTTTTGCATATACTGTGAATCCTCCAGTTGATGCACATGACCCAAATGCAACTAGTAGATCTGCTTTTTCTCTTGCTTCTTTAAGTTCTTTTATTGAATGTTCATCTTCAAGACATACAGATCCTTCAATTAGTACTATATCCATTTCTGGCATATCCCATCTGTCTATTAATGTTGTTCCATATACGATATCTACAGCATGTAGTAGATCTACAAGATCATCATAGTTTTCTGTAAATGACATTAGATCTCCAGTACAACCTGATAGGTGTATGTATCCAACTTTTAGTTTTTGACCTTTTGCTTTTTGTTGTGTTGTTTCTGGTTCTGCTTTACTTTCTTTGTTTGTGAATATATTTTTTATTTTGCTAAGCAAGTTTCTCACCCTTTTTTTTTATTATCTTTATTATTTTTTTTCTTATCCATTTTCCAATTAAAATCTTTTT
Proteins encoded in this region:
- the frhG gene encoding coenzyme F420 hydrogenase subunit gamma, whose product is MLSKIKNIFTNKESKAEPETTQQKAKGQKLKVGYIHLSGCTGDLMSFTENYDDLVDLLHAVDIVYGTTLIDRWDMPEMDIVLIEGSVCLEDEHSIKELKEAREKADLLVAFGSCASTGGFTVYAKGGQQAQPQHSSFVPLQYIVDVDMAIPGCPPSPESIKKVILAAATNDMEYLKPFMEFAKNKEACGCDLQKKIVNQSICIGCGTCAAACPTRAMTMKDGRPLFNCDRCVKCGLCYYQCTRSWWPIDQIRKDMQKEQ